The Liquorilactobacillus nagelii DSM 13675 DNA window CCACAAGCTTTCAAAACTTGTGGGCTTTTGATTTAAAAATATTAGCAATTTCAATTAAAACTATTTAATCTATTCCACAACAATTTGGATTTTTGTTCCTACTTTGATTACCGGGTAATCTTTTTCTGATACATAGATTGTCCCAGGAAGTTTAGCTTCAGTTTTTCCTGTAAAGCTAATTGTTGTATGACCTAATCTTCCAAGATTGTGTTGAACTTCATTGCCAACAGAGGTAATAATATACTCTTGATTATCAAACCTTATTTTCATTCCAGTCTCAATTTGATCGCTTATTGGTTCTACATTGATAATAAAACAAGATGATCTCAAGGCATCTGGCGCTTCATTACCAAAAAGAATTGCCATGTTAATAGTTTTAAAATCATTTACTTCTGCACCAATCTCAAGAACTTGTGTTGAAAAAACTACTCTTTCTGTCTTTACCATTTGATCAGCCTCACAATTCTAACATTCTATTTAGCATATAGTCCAAAGCTTGCCAGCCATGCCACAAATACTCGTGGTACCCCATTAATAAAGCGGCTATATAAAACGGAAGGAACTCCAACTTCAACCGTTTTCGATTCCGCCTCAGCTAAACCTAAACCAACCGGAATAAAGTCACATCCATTTTGAGTATTAATAGCAAAAAGTGCCGGTAATGCATACTGAGGTGGAATATGTCCTTTGCCAATCTCAACCCCAATTAGCGTCCCAATAACTTGACCAATAACTGCCCCTGGTCCAAGTAATGGTGACAAAAACGGCAGCGAGCAGATAAATCCTAAAATCATTAATCCCCAAACATTCCCCGCTAAAGGTTCCATTACATTGGCAAAGACTTTACCAATTCCTGACCCATTAATGATACCAATCAGTAGGGCCACAAAAGCCATGAATGGAATAATGGTATTAATCACAGTCTGGACAGCATCTTTACCAGCTTGATTAAATGTAGCAACGACCTTACCAGCTCCAAGACCAATCTTAGTTAAAATTCCAGGATCCTTTGTTTGGGCTGTCAACGTTTTAGTATTATCAAATTTGGTTTCTGCGACATTTCCCTGATCAGTTCCAGCTACTTTTTCATTTGCGTTTTCTGCCATAGTCTCATCAGTCAGACTAATTTGTTCAATTCCGACGTTAGAAACATAGTTACCTTCATTCATAAATTGGGCTAATGGTCCACTTTTCCCTGTCGGAAGCACGTTGATCGTTTTAATTCCCTTTTTAGGATAGATGCCGCAGCGTAAAGTACCACCACAATCAACAATCGCCAACGCTGTTTCTTCATCAGGGATCGACGTCTTAAAACCATCTACTGCTTGCATCCCCGTTAATTTAGCAATTTTATCGACAATAGCGGGTTTATTGCCACCAGTTATATAGACGAATTTATGTTTTTGTGCTGTTGGCGTAATTACAAGTGGTCCACCCCAACCACCAGAACCTTTAACTACTTTTATACTGTGATATTCTTTTGTCATTACTGCAACCCCCTTTTTTAATTATTAAATTCAACTTTTTTAGAAAGTGTAATTCCTTGTTGTTTACATACATAGGCAGTGG harbors:
- a CDS encoding PTS glucitol/sorbitol transporter subunit IIA, translated to MVKTERVVFSTQVLEIGAEVNDFKTINMAILFGNEAPDALRSSCFIINVEPISDQIETGMKIRFDNQEYIITSVGNEVQHNLGRLGHTTISFTGKTEAKLPGTIYVSEKDYPVIKVGTKIQIVVE
- a CDS encoding PTS glucitol/sorbitol transporter subunit IIB translates to MTKEYHSIKVVKGSGGWGGPLVITPTAQKHKFVYITGGNKPAIVDKIAKLTGMQAVDGFKTSIPDEETALAIVDCGGTLRCGIYPKKGIKTINVLPTGKSGPLAQFMNEGNYVSNVGIEQISLTDETMAENANEKVAGTDQGNVAETKFDNTKTLTAQTKDPGILTKIGLGAGKVVATFNQAGKDAVQTVINTIIPFMAFVALLIGIINGSGIGKVFANVMEPLAGNVWGLMILGFICSLPFLSPLLGPGAVIGQVIGTLIGVEIGKGHIPPQYALPALFAINTQNGCDFIPVGLGLAEAESKTVEVGVPSVLYSRFINGVPRVFVAWLASFGLYAK